In the genome of uncultured Pseudodesulfovibrio sp., one region contains:
- the fliD gene encoding flagellar filament capping protein FliD, translated as MADSTYTSGSINFTGLGNGTDFNSLIDGLVDVERSRVTRLENWKATWEIKNEQFQELNTQLLGLKTTLEGMDSLNEFMTKGVSSSNTNLLMASADADALESTHTVVVNQLATNDILITNSGASSLDSVIASSDTTFTFSYGGESITIDDIHAGTTLEGFVDLINNHPDSRGIIQASTIFDGTSYHLQLSGKGLGADNQLVISNAGSLMFGAGSFTETQNAQNSQIRVDGFPASNAGWIERGSNTVDDIISGITLDLKEASPNSVISLTVTTDTEAIMDNVTSFVESVNAIRSQIIALTKVDDTKGGTSTGGNSLTDTSETKGSILTGNYGIDIISQNLKNITANIGIGFTPWDTDTLSGDKFSALSQLGIMTDAQQGSATYGLLTIDYDKLDEALQDDPTAVAELFALEPTGVSRTTDFTFDSLIQGTTKPGEYDIEVVSDGTQIVSATINGEEAAVSGWEITGLSGDALGMAVRLNNTAAGTYSGKMAIKTGKATEMINELTELTKPYNKFTFEGGPLAVLQNNYGDIMDSIDDKIAYEETRIEKLERNLRLKYSRLDTLLGQYQLQQGQLEAALAQLE; from the coding sequence ATGGCAGACAGCACGTATACATCAGGTTCTATCAACTTTACCGGCCTGGGCAACGGGACGGACTTCAACTCGCTCATCGATGGGCTTGTCGATGTTGAGAGGAGCCGTGTCACACGCCTTGAGAACTGGAAAGCCACCTGGGAAATCAAGAACGAGCAATTCCAGGAACTGAACACCCAGTTGCTCGGCCTGAAGACCACCCTGGAAGGCATGGACTCCCTGAACGAGTTCATGACCAAGGGCGTGTCCAGCTCCAACACAAACCTGCTCATGGCATCGGCCGACGCGGACGCTCTCGAATCCACCCACACCGTGGTCGTCAACCAGTTGGCCACCAACGACATCCTGATCACCAATTCCGGAGCCAGCTCACTGGACTCGGTCATCGCTTCCTCGGACACGACCTTCACCTTCTCCTATGGGGGGGAGTCCATCACCATCGACGACATCCATGCGGGCACGACCCTGGAAGGATTCGTCGATCTGATCAACAACCACCCGGACTCGAGAGGGATCATCCAGGCCTCGACCATCTTCGACGGCACGTCCTACCACCTGCAGCTGTCGGGCAAGGGATTGGGAGCGGACAATCAGCTGGTCATCTCCAACGCCGGTTCGCTGATGTTCGGCGCGGGCAGCTTCACCGAGACCCAGAATGCCCAGAACAGCCAGATTCGCGTAGACGGGTTCCCGGCCTCCAACGCGGGCTGGATCGAACGCGGCTCCAACACGGTCGACGACATCATTTCCGGCATCACCCTGGATCTCAAGGAGGCTTCTCCCAACTCGGTCATCAGCCTGACCGTGACCACGGATACCGAAGCCATCATGGACAACGTCACCTCCTTCGTGGAGTCGGTCAACGCCATCCGTTCCCAGATCATAGCCCTGACCAAGGTGGACGATACCAAGGGCGGCACCAGCACCGGAGGCAACTCGCTCACCGACACGTCCGAGACCAAGGGGTCCATCCTGACCGGCAACTACGGCATCGACATCATTTCCCAGAACCTGAAGAACATCACGGCGAATATCGGCATCGGCTTCACCCCCTGGGATACCGACACCTTGTCCGGAGACAAGTTTTCAGCCCTGTCCCAACTCGGCATCATGACCGACGCCCAGCAGGGATCGGCCACCTACGGCCTGTTGACCATCGACTACGACAAGCTGGACGAGGCGTTGCAGGACGACCCCACCGCCGTGGCCGAACTGTTCGCCCTGGAGCCCACCGGTGTCAGCCGGACAACGGATTTCACGTTCGACTCCCTGATCCAGGGAACCACCAAGCCGGGCGAATACGATATCGAGGTGGTCAGCGACGGCACGCAGATCGTCAGCGCGACCATCAACGGCGAGGAAGCCGCGGTATCGGGATGGGAGATCACCGGACTGTCCGGCGACGCGCTGGGTATGGCCGTCCGGCTGAACAACACCGCAGCCGGTACCTACAGCGGCAAGATGGCGATCAAGACGGGCAAGGCCACCGAAATGATCAATGAATTGACGGAACTGACCAAGCCGTACAACAAATTTACCTTTGAAGGCGGTCCCCTTGCGGTCTTGCAAAACAACTATGGCGACATCATGGACTCCATTGATGACAAGATCGCCTATGAAGAGACCCGGATCGAAAAACTTGAACGCAACCTGCGCTTGAAGTATTCGCGCCTCGACACGTTGCTGGGACAATACCAGCTTCAGCAGGGGCAACTTGAAGCGGCATTGGCACAGCTTGAATAG
- a CDS encoding flagellin yields MSLVINHNLMAMNAARNLGVSYGNLETSTRRLSSGLRITQSSDDAAGLAVRELMRSDISSLQQGIRNANDAISLIQTADGALGVIDEKLIRMKELAMQASTGTYNSDQRLIIDSEYQAMASEITRIASSTDFNGIYLLNGALSASTHDGSALKATGKLKVHFGTGNDSAEDYYYVQINTATASALGVGLSAGGTAGRSISTQQLAQQSLDVLNKAIISKDKIRANLGSLQNRLENTVTVLEIQAENVQAAESRISDVDVATEMTEFVRNQILTQSAVSMLAQANSMPRMALSLLG; encoded by the coding sequence ATGTCTCTGGTTATCAACCACAACTTGATGGCGATGAACGCTGCACGCAACCTGGGTGTCTCTTACGGCAACCTGGAAACGTCCACCCGTCGCCTGTCTTCGGGTCTGCGCATCACACAGTCTTCGGACGACGCGGCCGGTCTGGCCGTCCGCGAACTGATGCGTTCGGATATCAGCTCCCTTCAGCAGGGCATCCGCAACGCCAACGACGCCATCTCCCTCATCCAGACGGCAGACGGCGCGCTCGGCGTTATCGATGAAAAGCTGATCCGTATGAAGGAATTGGCCATGCAGGCCTCCACGGGTACCTACAACTCCGACCAGCGTCTGATCATCGACTCCGAGTATCAGGCCATGGCTTCGGAAATCACCCGTATCGCCAGCTCGACCGACTTCAACGGCATCTACCTGCTCAACGGCGCCCTGTCCGCCTCGACCCACGACGGGTCCGCGCTCAAGGCCACCGGTAAGCTGAAGGTCCACTTCGGTACCGGTAACGACAGCGCAGAGGACTACTACTACGTGCAGATCAACACGGCCACGGCATCCGCCCTGGGCGTTGGTCTCTCCGCTGGTGGTACCGCCGGACGCTCCATCTCCACCCAGCAGTTGGCTCAGCAGTCCCTGGATGTCCTGAACAAGGCCATCATTTCCAAGGATAAGATCCGCGCCAACCTTGGTTCGCTGCAGAACCGCCTGGAAAACACCGTAACCGTCCTGGAAATCCAGGCCGAGAACGTCCAGGCCGCCGAATCCCGCATCTCCGACGTCGACGTCGCCACCGAGATGACCGAATTCGTGCGCAACCAGATTCTGACCCAGTCGGCAGTCTCCATGTTGGCCCAGGCCAACAGCATGCCGAGAATGGCCCTGTCCCTGCTCGGCTAG
- a CDS encoding glycosyltransferase has product MSSIPYTAEPIHDDETLADLRIHIQGKTWHLWGRNGREREAGLADAVQDGDLPVLLGAGLGHCLARLLERGLPVAVVDRERGLFELTGALDQKGEAVCLHVDDPDPALALRRLDEWQAAQGGRPLTPVILPLYQRLDRAYYGALAQTIKANATTDFWSRARYPKFRSHAPRVLFFDSDYFLCREILAALDRLGVAHHTLPLLNRETGSGEFIEGLLKAVIDFRPDMVLTVNHFGLDREGKLAGLLDELGLPLASWFVDNPHLILFDYDHPGADNTVIFTFDAGNLDAMNDRGFRHVHYLPLATDPGRFRQDAGAAPPEWNAEVSFVGSSMTGPVKKCLGLSGLPASRTREYEEVAGDFGRSGETSVARFLKAERPDWLDTIDRLPRREQRLATESLLTWEATRQYRSACVRATLPFSPLVVGDDGWTNLLHGSNARLLPNLDYYADLPRFYPRSEINFNCTSRQMKGAVNQRVFDVPACGGFLLTDHREQMEDLFDLDREAAVYRTVEEIPGLIERYLADPGARERISQAAARRIQAQHTYEIRMQRLLEVMRRTFA; this is encoded by the coding sequence ATGAGTTCCATCCCATACACGGCCGAGCCAATCCACGACGACGAGACCCTCGCCGACCTGCGTATCCATATCCAGGGCAAGACCTGGCACCTGTGGGGACGAAACGGACGCGAGCGCGAAGCCGGGCTGGCCGATGCCGTGCAAGACGGCGACCTGCCCGTACTCCTGGGTGCCGGTTTGGGCCATTGTCTGGCTCGATTGCTCGAACGGGGGCTGCCCGTGGCCGTGGTGGACAGGGAACGCGGGTTGTTCGAACTGACCGGGGCTCTCGACCAAAAGGGAGAAGCCGTCTGCCTGCACGTGGACGACCCGGACCCTGCCTTGGCCCTGCGCCGTTTGGACGAGTGGCAGGCCGCTCAAGGCGGTCGCCCGTTGACCCCGGTGATTCTCCCCTTGTACCAACGCCTGGACCGGGCCTATTACGGTGCCCTGGCGCAAACCATCAAGGCGAACGCGACCACGGATTTCTGGTCCCGGGCCCGGTATCCCAAGTTCCGTTCCCACGCTCCCCGCGTGCTCTTCTTCGACTCGGACTACTTCCTGTGCCGCGAAATTCTGGCAGCCCTGGACAGATTGGGAGTGGCCCACCACACCCTGCCGCTCCTGAACCGTGAAACCGGCTCGGGCGAATTCATCGAGGGACTGCTCAAGGCGGTTATCGATTTTCGACCGGACATGGTCCTGACCGTCAACCACTTCGGTCTGGACCGGGAGGGCAAACTCGCCGGACTGCTCGACGAGCTGGGCCTGCCCTTGGCGTCCTGGTTCGTGGACAACCCACACCTGATCCTCTTCGACTACGACCACCCGGGCGCGGACAACACGGTCATCTTCACGTTTGACGCGGGCAACCTGGACGCCATGAACGACCGCGGATTCAGGCACGTTCACTACCTGCCCCTGGCCACGGATCCCGGGCGGTTCAGGCAGGATGCCGGAGCGGCACCGCCAGAATGGAACGCTGAAGTCTCCTTTGTCGGCAGCTCCATGACCGGGCCGGTGAAAAAATGCCTGGGTCTGTCCGGCCTGCCGGCCTCCCGGACACGGGAGTACGAGGAGGTTGCCGGAGATTTCGGCCGATCGGGCGAGACCTCGGTCGCCCGGTTTCTCAAGGCGGAACGCCCGGACTGGCTGGATACGATAGACAGGCTGCCCCGCCGAGAACAACGGCTGGCCACCGAATCCCTGCTCACCTGGGAGGCCACCCGGCAATACAGGTCGGCCTGCGTACGGGCCACCCTGCCCTTTTCACCGCTGGTTGTGGGCGACGACGGCTGGACCAACCTCCTGCACGGTTCGAACGCCCGGCTTCTGCCCAATCTCGACTACTATGCGGATCTGCCCCGCTTCTATCCGCGCTCCGAAATCAACTTCAACTGCACCAGCCGTCAGATGAAGGGTGCGGTCAATCAACGGGTCTTCGACGTTCCGGCCTGCGGTGGTTTTTTACTGACCGACCACCGCGAGCAGATGGAAGACCTCTTCGACCTGGACCGCGAGGCTGCCGTCTACAGAACCGTAGAAGAAATCCCCGGATTGATAGAACGGTACCTAGCCGATCCGGGGGCGCGGGAACGGATCAGCCAGGCAGCGGCCCGGCGCATCCAGGCCCAGCACACCTACGAAATCCGCATGCAAAGATTGCTTGAGGTTATGCGCCGCACCTTCGCTTGA
- a CDS encoding zinc dependent phospholipase C family protein: MPKELIHFKTAEMTAARLADTRFAPGLEAHPQAVLIGAVLHDAMFYGATPRALPMARMGHRIHGAKGEDTYTLLRLQARRAAQAPNRDLAAALLVGMTSHLWADTVMHPMVWHLTGDYYADSRREKSLARQRHRALESLMDMTVCAEMIGRPMYRIRNQLASLGASLYEALPLEGMAELAGIRPEKAGPGLASAFKVFAGFQGLFPNRRLSSALYTASPWLPNTAREIVALFYAPQWLDQADHVKGPIRYHNPVSNEEREASLAELMDRAADKAERLCRRLEPAVFDGAGQILPEVGPSLDSGKRGSSTREMRHMAEHFFPTLP; this comes from the coding sequence ATGCCCAAAGAACTGATCCACTTCAAGACCGCTGAAATGACTGCCGCCCGGCTTGCCGACACCCGGTTCGCGCCGGGCCTTGAAGCCCACCCCCAAGCCGTGCTCATCGGGGCCGTGCTCCATGACGCCATGTTTTACGGGGCCACCCCGCGCGCCCTGCCCATGGCCCGTATGGGCCACCGCATCCACGGCGCCAAGGGCGAGGACACCTATACCCTGCTCCGGCTCCAGGCCCGCCGCGCGGCCCAGGCCCCGAACCGGGATCTGGCCGCCGCCCTGCTGGTGGGCATGACCTCCCACTTGTGGGCCGATACGGTCATGCACCCCATGGTCTGGCATCTGACCGGCGACTATTACGCCGATTCCAGGCGCGAGAAATCCCTGGCCCGCCAGCGCCACCGCGCTCTGGAGTCGCTCATGGACATGACCGTATGCGCGGAAATGATCGGCCGTCCGATGTACCGCATCCGCAACCAGCTCGCCTCCCTGGGCGCCTCCCTGTATGAGGCCCTGCCCCTGGAAGGCATGGCCGAACTGGCGGGCATCAGACCGGAAAAAGCAGGTCCGGGACTGGCTTCCGCCTTCAAGGTCTTTGCCGGATTCCAGGGACTGTTCCCAAATCGCAGACTGTCCTCGGCCCTGTATACGGCGTCTCCCTGGCTGCCGAACACGGCTCGCGAGATCGTCGCCCTGTTCTATGCGCCCCAATGGCTCGACCAGGCCGACCACGTGAAAGGCCCGATCCGCTATCACAACCCGGTGTCCAACGAAGAGCGGGAAGCCAGTCTGGCCGAGCTCATGGACCGGGCCGCGGACAAGGCTGAAAGGCTCTGCCGCCGACTGGAACCGGCGGTCTTCGACGGGGCCGGGCAGATCCTGCCGGAGGTCGGGCCGTCCCTGGACTCGGGCAAGAGAGGGTCCAGCACTCGGGAAATGCGCCACATGGCCGAACATTTTTTCCCGACACTTCCGTAA
- the thyX gene encoding FAD-dependent thymidylate synthase yields MPEKQLRVEFLAMTPDALSLIYAAFRQCYHAGFVADMWPKLLSGEIDPQVQADFVSKTMESGHDSPIEHVSMTFAVEGISRACSHQIVRHRIASYSQQSQRYVAENDMDFILPPAIARIPEAKERFESFMAEVQSAYSDLRDILVANGRKTKANEDARFVLPQAAETKIVLTMNCRSLHHFFHLRCCNRAQWEVRAMADAMLAICKDKLPAIFANGGARCEQLGFCPESPKFACGKYPTRESQG; encoded by the coding sequence ATGCCGGAAAAGCAACTTCGGGTCGAATTCCTGGCCATGACCCCCGATGCCCTGTCCCTCATTTATGCCGCGTTCCGGCAATGCTACCACGCCGGGTTCGTGGCCGACATGTGGCCCAAACTGCTCTCCGGCGAGATCGATCCGCAGGTTCAGGCCGACTTTGTGTCCAAGACCATGGAGTCGGGCCACGACAGCCCCATCGAGCATGTGTCCATGACCTTTGCCGTGGAAGGCATCTCCCGGGCCTGTTCCCATCAGATCGTCCGGCACCGTATCGCTTCCTACTCTCAGCAGAGCCAGCGCTACGTGGCCGAGAACGACATGGACTTCATCCTGCCCCCGGCCATAGCCAGGATCCCGGAGGCCAAGGAGCGGTTTGAATCGTTCATGGCCGAGGTCCAGTCGGCCTACTCGGACCTGCGCGACATTCTGGTGGCCAACGGACGGAAGACCAAGGCCAACGAGGATGCCCGTTTCGTCCTGCCCCAGGCCGCAGAGACCAAGATCGTTTTGACCATGAACTGCAGAAGCCTGCACCATTTCTTCCATCTTCGCTGTTGCAACCGCGCCCAATGGGAAGTGCGGGCCATGGCCGACGCCATGCTCGCCATCTGCAAGGACAAGCTGCCTGCCATTTTCGCCAACGGCGGTGCGCGCTGCGAACAGCTCGGTTTTTGCCCGGAATCCCCCAAATTCGCCTGCGGAAAGTATCCGACTCGAGAGTCCCAGGGATAG
- the dnaA gene encoding chromosomal replication initiator protein DnaA, with translation MIDTAWKQILYSLEKSLNPGLFTVWIKPLQGRVDGNRLTLTAPNEFVANWVRDRLLQVIRESAAEVLGAEPRITINIGARQPSPKATPAVGKSKTVAERAPRHMGLPLGQSLKPVTVSNWRFSFDDFVVGPSNELACAASKSIGSTAFNSDHLFLSSGPGLGKTHLLQSVGNELCRTANRKNIKVACLSSEEFATRWVLAFKSGQVDQFKAQFREAIDVLLLEDVHFFQGKEKMQEELLCTLTALRERGCKVVLTSSFMPKEFNKVDDRLVSRFCSGFLAHINRPDMETRRRIILDKARRMQVAVPGEVSELLAERITTDIRQLESCLNNLILKARLLNRDVTMNLAWEVLENYAVHNASPDINHIIEFICKCYAMSEDELRSKSRKRDVVLARNTAFYLARKHTELSLKSIGEHLGRKHSTVLKGITKVEREISLQTPLGRQIENTTQRLTP, from the coding sequence ATGATCGACACTGCCTGGAAGCAAATACTGTACTCGCTCGAGAAGAGCCTCAACCCTGGTCTATTCACTGTCTGGATTAAGCCCCTGCAAGGTCGCGTGGACGGGAACCGGCTTACGCTGACCGCGCCCAACGAATTCGTGGCCAACTGGGTCCGTGACCGTCTGCTCCAGGTTATCCGCGAGTCCGCCGCCGAGGTCCTCGGTGCGGAACCCCGCATCACCATCAACATCGGCGCGCGCCAGCCGAGCCCCAAGGCGACTCCCGCCGTGGGTAAATCCAAGACCGTTGCGGAGCGGGCCCCCAGGCACATGGGGCTGCCCCTTGGCCAGTCGCTCAAGCCCGTTACGGTCTCCAACTGGCGTTTCTCCTTCGACGATTTCGTTGTCGGCCCGTCCAACGAGCTGGCATGCGCGGCAAGCAAGTCCATCGGCTCCACCGCCTTCAACTCCGATCACCTGTTCCTCAGTTCCGGACCGGGCCTGGGCAAGACCCATCTGCTCCAGTCCGTGGGCAACGAGTTGTGCCGTACGGCCAACCGGAAGAATATCAAGGTCGCCTGCCTGTCCTCCGAAGAGTTCGCCACCCGCTGGGTGCTGGCTTTCAAGTCGGGTCAGGTGGATCAGTTCAAGGCTCAGTTCCGTGAGGCCATCGACGTCCTGCTGCTCGAAGACGTTCACTTCTTCCAGGGCAAGGAGAAGATGCAGGAAGAACTGCTTTGCACTCTTACCGCTCTGCGTGAGCGTGGCTGCAAGGTCGTTTTGACCAGCTCCTTCATGCCCAAGGAATTCAACAAGGTGGACGACCGCCTCGTGTCCCGGTTCTGCTCGGGCTTTTTGGCCCACATCAACCGCCCGGACATGGAGACCCGCCGTCGCATCATCCTGGACAAGGCCCGCCGTATGCAGGTGGCCGTGCCCGGTGAGGTTTCCGAACTGCTGGCCGAGCGCATCACCACGGACATCCGTCAGTTGGAAAGCTGCCTGAACAACCTGATCCTCAAGGCGCGCCTGCTGAACCGCGACGTGACCATGAATCTGGCCTGGGAAGTGCTCGAAAACTACGCCGTGCACAACGCCTCGCCGGATATCAACCATATCATTGAGTTCATCTGTAAATGCTACGCCATGTCCGAAGACGAATTGCGCTCCAAGAGCCGTAAGCGTGACGTGGTCCTGGCCCGGAACACAGCGTTCTATCTGGCCCGCAAGCACACGGAACTGTCGCTCAAATCCATCGGTGAACATCTGGGCCGCAAACACTCCACCGTGCTCAAGGGCATTACCAAGGTGGAACGGGAAATCTCCCTGCAGACGCCGCTGGGACGTCAGATCGAGAACACCACCCAGAGGCTCACGCCCTAA
- a CDS encoding arsenate reductase ArsC: protein MDRIRVLFICCHNSGRSQIAEAFLARFGQNRFEVHSAGTDPTAVEPLVVQVMNEVDCDLRDKTATNVRDLLRDNAPYQYVITTAGPNGLHDMPTLPAETVRLDWAFPDPEYVTGSLEQRLAATRAIRDDIRTQVIRFLHDF from the coding sequence ATGGATCGCATCCGAGTACTATTTATCTGTTGTCACAACAGTGGCCGAAGCCAGATTGCCGAGGCCTTCCTGGCCCGATTCGGCCAGAACCGATTCGAAGTGCACAGCGCCGGGACTGACCCCACCGCCGTTGAACCGCTTGTCGTTCAGGTGATGAATGAAGTGGACTGCGATCTCCGCGACAAGACCGCCACCAATGTTCGCGACCTGCTCCGCGACAACGCTCCCTACCAATACGTTATCACCACTGCAGGCCCCAACGGGCTCCACGACATGCCGACCCTGCCCGCCGAAACAGTTCGCCTCGACTGGGCCTTTCCGGACCCGGAATACGTCACCGGCTCACTGGAGCAACGGCTCGCCGCCACACGCGCCATCCGCGACGATATCCGCACTCAGGTCATCCGCTTTCTGCACGATTTTTAG
- a CDS encoding hydantoinase B/oxoprolinase family protein codes for MQTNPILLEVFKNHFSSIAEEMGVTLTHTAFSPNIKERRDLSCAVFDASGDMIAQAAHIPVHLGSMPLSVKSAMAAMQERGGFAPGDMAMLNDPFKGGTHLPDITIVAPVFADGMDEPVFYVANRAHHADVGGMASGSMPLSTSLFQEGLIIPPVRIVRGGEVDHELLRLILNNVRTPQEREGDFSAQFMANVTGVRRMTECIGKYGLETCAHYARALMDYSERITRQAVAAIPDGTYGFEDFLEDDGQGAHDIAIRLTMTVHGEQAHLDFSASDDQVRGSVNAVRAITLSAVLYVFRALAERDIPANAGCMRPLTVTTRHGSVVDAEFPAAVAGGNVETSQRLVDVLLGALAQAIPDAMPAASQGTMNNLTIGGKTAKGPFAYYETLAGGMGAGQNHDGESAVHSHMTNTLNTPVEALEYAYPFRVMEYGILRGTGGKGNRTGGDGLVREIELLADAEVTVLSERRARAPFGVNGGLPGAPGRNVIIRDDMPCTEPGKFHHALHSRDRIRIETPGGGGFGKPEKD; via the coding sequence ATGCAGACCAATCCCATCCTCCTTGAAGTCTTCAAGAACCACTTTTCCTCCATCGCCGAGGAAATGGGCGTGACCCTGACGCACACTGCGTTTTCCCCCAACATCAAGGAACGCCGCGACCTGTCCTGCGCGGTCTTCGACGCCAGCGGCGACATGATCGCCCAGGCCGCGCACATTCCGGTGCATCTCGGGTCCATGCCCTTGTCCGTCAAATCCGCCATGGCGGCCATGCAGGAGCGCGGCGGGTTCGCGCCGGGCGACATGGCCATGCTCAACGACCCTTTCAAGGGCGGCACCCACCTGCCGGACATCACCATCGTGGCCCCGGTCTTTGCCGACGGCATGGACGAACCGGTCTTCTACGTGGCCAACCGCGCCCATCATGCGGACGTGGGCGGCATGGCTTCCGGGTCCATGCCCCTGTCCACCTCCCTGTTTCAGGAAGGACTGATCATCCCGCCCGTCCGCATCGTCCGGGGCGGCGAGGTGGACCACGAGCTCTTGCGGCTCATCCTGAACAACGTGCGCACACCGCAGGAGCGCGAGGGAGACTTCTCTGCCCAGTTCATGGCCAACGTCACCGGGGTCCGGCGCATGACCGAATGTATCGGGAAATATGGTCTGGAAACCTGCGCCCACTATGCCCGCGCGCTCATGGACTATTCCGAACGCATCACCCGACAGGCCGTGGCCGCCATCCCTGACGGTACATACGGATTCGAAGATTTTCTGGAAGACGATGGTCAGGGAGCACACGATATAGCCATACGCCTGACCATGACCGTTCACGGCGAGCAGGCTCATCTGGATTTTTCCGCGAGCGACGATCAGGTGCGAGGCAGCGTCAACGCGGTCCGGGCCATCACCCTGTCCGCAGTGCTCTACGTATTTCGCGCCCTGGCCGAGCGTGACATCCCGGCCAACGCAGGCTGCATGCGTCCCCTGACCGTGACCACCCGGCACGGTTCGGTGGTCGATGCCGAGTTCCCTGCCGCCGTGGCCGGAGGCAACGTGGAGACCTCCCAACGGTTGGTGGATGTGCTTCTGGGCGCGCTGGCCCAGGCCATACCCGATGCCATGCCCGCGGCTTCCCAGGGGACCATGAACAATCTGACAATCGGCGGAAAAACGGCCAAGGGACCCTTTGCCTATTACGAGACGCTGGCGGGCGGCATGGGCGCGGGGCAAAACCATGACGGAGAGTCCGCCGTCCATTCGCACATGACCAACACCCTGAACACCCCGGTGGAGGCCCTGGAATACGCTTACCCCTTTCGCGTGATGGAATACGGCATCCTGCGCGGAACCGGTGGCAAGGGGAACCGGACTGGAGGCGACGGCCTGGTCCGCGAGATCGAACTACTCGCCGACGCCGAAGTGACGGTTCTTTCCGAACGCCGCGCCCGTGCGCCGTTCGGCGTAAACGGCGGATTGCCGGGCGCCCCCGGACGCAATGTGATCATCCGTGATGATATGCCCTGCACCGAACCCGGCAAGTTCCACCACGCCCTGCACTCCAGGGACCGCATCCGCATAGAAACACCCGGTGGGGGCGGGTTCGGAAAGCCCGAAAAGGACTGA
- the tsaB gene encoding tRNA (adenosine(37)-N6)-threonylcarbamoyltransferase complex dimerization subunit type 1 TsaB gives MPKTIQPHDLTLVLSGPEERLQLVLGQPGPDGLTLLASRQWTVPGQSVRFLVPGLKSVLDEFGLDTSVLQRIACVRGPGSFTGLRLVLAAAEGVAAGLDLSLAGLDYLPLLATGPGPLLSGTLHVLTYARRGLVYMQSFNCPDLTEIAPLDALTLEQARQRMADLGTEAHLMGTGLRKNPDFFAELAKTNPGYIQLDAAFDNPAPELLLAAAEQAAFGKDSIEPIYVRPSDAEANLDQIAAKRGLDPEEARMKLEALSRA, from the coding sequence ATGCCAAAGACCATACAACCGCACGACCTGACCCTGGTCCTGTCCGGCCCCGAGGAACGGCTCCAGCTCGTCCTGGGCCAGCCCGGACCGGACGGCCTGACTTTGCTCGCTTCCCGTCAGTGGACCGTACCCGGCCAGTCCGTCCGCTTCCTGGTGCCGGGTCTCAAGTCCGTGCTCGACGAGTTCGGTCTGGACACCTCCGTACTGCAACGCATCGCCTGCGTGCGCGGCCCTGGCAGCTTCACCGGGCTGCGGCTGGTGCTGGCGGCGGCGGAAGGCGTGGCCGCCGGACTCGACCTGTCCCTGGCCGGACTGGACTATCTGCCCCTGTTGGCCACCGGTCCCGGACCGTTGCTCAGCGGTACGCTCCATGTCCTGACCTACGCCCGACGCGGGCTGGTCTACATGCAGTCCTTCAACTGCCCGGACCTGACGGAGATCGCGCCACTGGACGCCCTGACTCTGGAACAGGCCCGCCAACGCATGGCCGACCTCGGCACCGAAGCGCACCTCATGGGAACAGGGCTGCGCAAGAACCCCGACTTTTTCGCCGAGTTGGCAAAGACCAACCCGGGCTACATCCAGCTGGACGCCGCTTTCGACAACCCGGCGCCCGAGCTGCTCCTGGCCGCCGCCGAGCAAGCCGCTTTTGGCAAAGACTCCATCGAGCCCATCTATGTGCGGCCGTCCGACGCCGAAGCCAACCTCGACCAGATCGCGGCCAAACGCGGCCTGGACCCGGAAGAAGCCCGCATGAAGCTTGAGGCCCTGAGCCGGGCCTAG